Proteins from a genomic interval of Sulfurospirillum oryzae:
- a CDS encoding metallophosphoesterase family protein, producing MLKLFFSLVFSLCLYATPVSHIVVLGDPHLPGKNMPMKEQVIEHINQWNDVSMVVAVGDLCSRAGTQEEYAFVKAYFAKLTKPLYAITGNHDFIYTDELDGNGKFQHASKEIQDEKLKRFQAIFGLSKLYYSVEKAPYLLIFLSADDPQYLTKLSDEQFRWFEHELQTHSKTPTIVFFHAPLDHTLDNYNHWANTPNFIAQPKEKLHQLILNNPQLFLWVSGHTHTSAKEPSYASAINRVEHVTNIHNADMNKENIWTNSLFLYDNNVTIKTYDHTEKKWLNALERTIFIPKF from the coding sequence ATGCTAAAACTCTTTTTCTCGCTTGTTTTTTCACTCTGCCTTTACGCAACGCCAGTTAGTCATATTGTCGTTTTAGGAGATCCTCATTTACCGGGTAAAAATATGCCTATGAAAGAGCAAGTCATTGAGCATATCAATCAATGGAATGATGTCAGCATGGTCGTAGCAGTAGGCGATCTTTGCTCAAGGGCTGGTACGCAAGAAGAGTACGCCTTTGTCAAAGCTTATTTTGCCAAACTCACCAAACCTCTTTATGCCATTACGGGCAACCATGACTTTATCTACACCGATGAACTAGACGGCAATGGCAAATTTCAACACGCATCAAAAGAGATTCAAGATGAAAAACTGAAGCGTTTTCAAGCCATATTTGGACTTTCAAAGCTTTATTATAGCGTTGAGAAAGCTCCCTATTTGCTTATTTTCCTCTCAGCAGATGACCCACAGTACTTAACCAAGCTTTCCGATGAGCAGTTTAGGTGGTTTGAACATGAGCTTCAAACGCACTCTAAAACACCAACCATCGTCTTTTTTCACGCCCCACTCGATCATACATTAGACAATTACAACCATTGGGCAAATACACCCAATTTTATCGCTCAACCCAAAGAGAAATTGCATCAGCTCATCTTAAACAATCCCCAGCTTTTTTTATGGGTCAGTGGGCATACACACACATCAGCCAAAGAGCCTAGTTATGCTTCTGCTATCAATCGCGTTGAACATGTCACCAACATCCACAATGCTGATATGAATAAAGAAAATATTTGGACAAACTCTTTGTTTTTATATGACAATAATGTTACGATTAAAACGTACGATCACACTGAAAAAAAATGGTTAAACGCGCTAGAACGTACCATTTTTATACCAAAATTTTAG
- the purL gene encoding phosphoribosylformylglycinamidine synthase subunit PurL codes for MENLDAVLKKHKLTKDEYENILNILGREPNMLEIGIFSSMWSEHCSYKSSKKYLNGFPTKAPWVIQGPGENAGVIDVGDGMAAVFKMESHNHPSFIEPYQGAATGVGGILRDVFTMGARPVANMNSLRFGNVTNNDDTSHHQRYLVRGVVAGIGGYGNCMGVPTIGGETFFDESYNGNILVNAFTLGLAKSDEIFYGRAEGIGNPVVYVGSKTGRDGLGGAVMASDSFTEANKSLRPTVQVGDPFAEKLLLEACLELFKTDYIVGIQDMGAAGLTSSSFEMAGRSGSGMIMHLDKVPAREEGMQPFEFMLSESQERMLICAKKGYEDKVVEIFRKWDLNAEIIGEVTATGNMELFWHGERVADMPVQPVSEQAPIYDRPTKEPAYLASIKNTTINDFAKVENQKAFDTLLNSVEVSDKSWIFDQYDSTVQTNTIKAPGSLDASVIRIKENGKALSMSSDCNPRYNYIDPKMGAAAAVAESGRNVAMSGARPLAITDCLNYGNPENPEVMWQFAEGCYGIKEACAKLNTPVVSGNVSLYNETNGIGVFPTPAIVMVGLNDDANKTLPSSFQKEGASIYLIGETKSDFGGSLYMKELYGKVEGTLAELDYDKELKLWELVIEANKKGYLNAAKDVNVGGIAIALAKMVAKSGKGLTCKVTCNDAKDIFAESFSRAIVEVNDEAGFESMVKAIGITAVKIGTVGGSNFICNDISKSVEAIKERYFNRFQEVIEQDI; via the coding sequence ATGGAAAATTTAGACGCAGTGTTAAAAAAACATAAGTTAACCAAAGACGAATATGAAAATATTTTGAACATTTTAGGACGAGAGCCTAATATGCTAGAGATCGGTATCTTCTCATCCATGTGGAGTGAGCACTGCTCTTACAAATCCAGTAAAAAATATCTGAATGGTTTTCCAACGAAGGCTCCTTGGGTTATTCAAGGACCAGGTGAAAATGCAGGTGTTATCGATGTAGGCGATGGCATGGCAGCGGTCTTTAAAATGGAATCACACAATCACCCAAGTTTTATCGAGCCTTATCAAGGTGCGGCAACGGGTGTTGGCGGCATTTTAAGAGACGTCTTTACGATGGGCGCTCGTCCTGTAGCCAACATGAACTCTCTTCGTTTTGGTAATGTCACAAATAATGATGACACATCCCATCACCAACGCTATTTGGTACGTGGTGTTGTTGCGGGTATCGGAGGATACGGTAACTGTATGGGGGTTCCTACCATCGGTGGTGAGACCTTCTTTGATGAGAGCTATAATGGCAATATCTTGGTTAACGCATTTACACTCGGTCTTGCAAAAAGTGATGAAATTTTCTATGGACGTGCAGAAGGTATCGGTAATCCTGTTGTCTACGTTGGCTCAAAAACGGGTCGTGATGGACTTGGTGGTGCGGTTATGGCAAGTGATAGCTTCACCGAAGCCAACAAAAGCCTACGCCCAACCGTACAAGTAGGTGACCCATTTGCAGAAAAACTTCTTTTGGAAGCATGTTTAGAACTCTTTAAAACAGACTACATCGTGGGTATCCAAGATATGGGAGCTGCTGGCTTGACTTCTAGCTCATTTGAGATGGCAGGACGTAGTGGTAGTGGTATGATCATGCACTTAGATAAAGTCCCTGCACGTGAAGAGGGAATGCAACCATTTGAATTTATGCTCTCAGAATCGCAAGAGCGTATGCTCATCTGTGCGAAAAAAGGGTATGAAGATAAAGTCGTCGAAATCTTTAGAAAATGGGATCTCAATGCTGAAATCATCGGTGAAGTAACCGCAACAGGTAATATGGAACTCTTCTGGCATGGTGAGAGAGTGGCGGATATGCCAGTACAACCTGTGAGCGAACAAGCGCCTATTTATGATAGACCAACTAAAGAGCCAGCTTATTTGGCTTCTATAAAAAACACAACGATCAATGATTTTGCAAAAGTAGAGAACCAAAAAGCATTTGACACCCTTTTAAATTCCGTCGAAGTCAGCGATAAATCATGGATTTTTGACCAATACGACTCAACCGTACAAACCAATACAATCAAAGCACCAGGAAGCCTTGATGCAAGTGTGATTCGCATCAAAGAAAATGGCAAAGCACTCTCTATGAGCAGTGACTGTAACCCACGTTATAACTACATTGACCCAAAAATGGGTGCTGCAGCTGCAGTGGCTGAGAGTGGTAGAAACGTTGCGATGAGTGGCGCACGACCTTTGGCGATTACAGACTGTCTAAATTACGGCAATCCTGAAAACCCTGAAGTCATGTGGCAATTTGCTGAGGGCTGTTATGGCATCAAAGAGGCATGTGCAAAACTAAATACACCTGTCGTCAGCGGTAACGTATCGCTTTACAATGAAACCAATGGTATTGGTGTTTTCCCAACCCCTGCAATCGTTATGGTGGGTTTGAATGATGATGCGAACAAAACGCTTCCATCAAGCTTCCAAAAAGAGGGCGCTTCGATTTATCTTATCGGTGAAACCAAAAGTGACTTTGGTGGTAGCTTGTATATGAAAGAGCTTTATGGCAAAGTTGAGGGAACACTTGCAGAGCTTGATTATGACAAAGAGCTAAAACTATGGGAATTGGTCATCGAAGCCAATAAAAAAGGCTATTTAAACGCAGCCAAAGATGTCAATGTGGGTGGTATCGCTATTGCTCTGGCTAAAATGGTCGCTAAAAGTGGAAAAGGTCTTACATGTAAGGTTACATGTAACGATGCAAAAGATATTTTCGCTGAGAGCTTCTCTCGCGCTATCGTTGAAGTAAACGACGAAGCGGGCTTTGAATCAATGGTGAAAGCTATTGGAATTACGGCTGTTAAAATTGGAACCGTAGGTGGAAGTAACTTTATATGTAACGATATTTCAAAATCAGTTGAAGCAATCAAAGAGCGTTATTTTAACCGCTTCCAAGAAGTTATTGAGCAAGACATCTAA
- a CDS encoding putative bifunctional diguanylate cyclase/phosphodiesterase, which produces MRASMNPLRIVLIYAIFAALWIYFSDRAVGYFADNIPLFTTLSTYKGFFFILITSLLLFGLIKAKILQIEAMQKKITEHKQRLEHVIQGANLGYWDWDYVHHTHIVNDTWLSFLGLKRSDIDEKDTDWSERIHPDDQLIAKKAIENTISNNKPYVIEFRMRHRDGHWVWIEGSGAVVERDDMGAALRLAGTHRDISDRKNSQKEMLFLALNDPLTKLPNRAYLKQELEKRLLEEQALAFIFLDLDRFKTINDMYGHTLGDKVIQAVAERFKSRLRETDFLARVGGDEFVILTNGHLHVEALCEKLVESLDIPIAVAKEHFKLSVSMGVACCPQDGKSFESLFKNADTAMYEAKKISSKKCYAFYTFSMTERLLNISKLDNDLKDAIENDEFVIHFQPQINLQTSKLIGLEALVRWQHPTNGFMMPNNFIARAEETRLIIPLGLLIFRKALEQIKVWHKQNFFEGIVAINISSIQIEEEDFVEKIEAIRENIGVSALTIEFEVTESCFMNNPDQFAKTLKKLKNLGYKISIDDFGTGYSSLSYLKQLPLHKLKIDRSFIKDLPYDKDDQAISKAIIALGKTLELEVLAEGVETEEQKAFLIENGCDSMQGYLFAKPMSAEALEVTFRQN; this is translated from the coding sequence ATGCGTGCTAGTATGAATCCTTTACGTATTGTTCTAATCTACGCTATTTTTGCTGCTTTGTGGATCTATTTTTCAGATCGTGCAGTAGGGTATTTTGCCGATAATATTCCTTTGTTCACAACGCTTTCAACCTATAAAGGTTTCTTTTTTATCCTTATAACGTCATTACTTCTTTTTGGGCTTATAAAAGCAAAAATTCTTCAGATAGAAGCAATGCAGAAGAAGATTACTGAACATAAACAGCGGTTAGAACACGTGATACAAGGTGCCAATTTGGGTTATTGGGATTGGGATTATGTACATCATACCCACATTGTCAACGACACTTGGCTCTCTTTTTTAGGTTTGAAACGTAGTGATATTGATGAAAAAGATACGGATTGGTCAGAGCGTATTCATCCTGATGATCAACTTATTGCAAAAAAAGCGATTGAAAATACCATTAGCAATAATAAACCTTATGTTATAGAATTTCGGATGCGTCATCGCGATGGTCACTGGGTTTGGATAGAAGGTTCAGGTGCCGTTGTAGAACGCGATGATATGGGTGCTGCTTTAAGGCTTGCTGGAACACATCGTGATATTAGTGATCGTAAAAATTCACAAAAAGAGATGCTTTTTTTAGCACTGAATGATCCTTTAACCAAACTTCCAAATCGTGCTTATTTAAAGCAAGAGCTTGAAAAGCGTTTGTTAGAAGAGCAAGCATTAGCCTTCATATTTTTGGATTTGGATCGTTTTAAAACCATCAATGATATGTATGGACATACATTGGGCGATAAAGTCATTCAAGCAGTGGCAGAGCGCTTTAAGTCACGTTTGAGAGAAACTGATTTTCTCGCACGCGTAGGCGGAGATGAGTTTGTTATTCTTACCAATGGACATTTACATGTAGAAGCATTGTGTGAAAAACTCGTAGAAAGTTTGGATATACCTATTGCCGTCGCAAAAGAACATTTTAAATTGAGTGTGAGCATGGGTGTAGCGTGTTGCCCCCAAGATGGCAAGAGTTTTGAATCTCTTTTTAAAAATGCTGATACTGCGATGTACGAAGCTAAAAAAATTAGCAGTAAAAAGTGTTATGCTTTTTATACATTCTCTATGACAGAACGTCTTTTAAATATTTCTAAGTTAGATAATGATCTGAAAGATGCGATTGAAAACGATGAGTTTGTCATTCATTTTCAACCTCAAATCAATCTTCAAACAAGCAAATTAATTGGACTCGAAGCACTAGTGAGGTGGCAACATCCTACGAATGGGTTTATGATGCCCAATAATTTTATTGCGAGAGCAGAAGAGACGAGGCTGATTATTCCTCTTGGATTGTTGATTTTTAGAAAAGCATTAGAGCAAATTAAAGTGTGGCATAAACAAAACTTTTTTGAAGGTATTGTTGCAATCAATATCTCTAGTATCCAGATCGAAGAGGAAGACTTTGTTGAAAAAATTGAAGCAATTCGTGAAAATATAGGGGTAAGCGCTTTAACGATAGAATTTGAAGTGACAGAAAGTTGTTTTATGAACAATCCTGACCAATTTGCTAAAACATTGAAAAAATTGAAAAATTTGGGCTACAAAATATCCATTGATGATTTTGGAACAGGATATTCTTCTTTGAGCTATCTTAAACAGTTGCCACTGCATAAACTTAAAATTGATCGCTCCTTCATTAAAGATTTGCCATACGATAAGGATGATCAAGCCATTTCAAAAGCAATCATTGCGCTAGGAAAAACACTCGAACTTGAAGTATTGGCCGAAGGTGTTGAAACGGAAGAACAAAAAGCATTCCTTATTGAAAATGGTTGTGACAGCATGCAAGGTTATCTTTTTGCAAAGCCTATGAGTGCAGAAGCTTTGGAGGTAACTTTTCGTCAAAACTAA
- the tatB gene encoding Sec-independent protein translocase protein TatB, translated as MFGMGIGEILVIVIVAIIFLGPEKLPEAMVKGAKFFKTLKTSINDVKSTFEQEMKIQELKEEALTYRKKLDEATTSARKVITFDELEEIKKTTQGVNDSLKELENSVKESAALETSAPTTTQQPTLITETETPKEIKKEVNA; from the coding sequence ATGTTTGGTATGGGTATAGGAGAAATCCTTGTTATTGTGATTGTTGCTATTATATTTTTAGGTCCAGAGAAGCTTCCTGAGGCAATGGTCAAAGGTGCAAAATTTTTTAAAACACTTAAAACCAGCATCAATGACGTCAAAAGTACCTTTGAACAAGAGATGAAAATCCAAGAGCTTAAAGAAGAAGCACTTACTTATAGAAAAAAACTTGATGAAGCAACGACAAGTGCGCGTAAAGTCATCACGTTTGATGAACTTGAAGAGATCAAAAAAACAACACAGGGTGTCAATGACTCTTTAAAAGAGCTTGAAAATAGCGTTAAAGAAAGTGCAGCGCTTGAAACGTCTGCACCTACAACCACACAGCAACCAACATTGATTACCGAAACCGAAACACCTAAAGAGATAAAAAAAGAGGTAAATGCCTAA
- the tatC gene encoding twin-arginine translocase subunit TatC: MFDELKPHLAELRKRLSISLVVILVMFLVCFSFWQPILAWMIAPLKAVLPEGSNVIFTGVQEPFFTAMKVAFFAGFILSLPVLFWQFWLFVAPGLYENEKRLVVPFVAAATLMFTMGAAFCYYIVVPLAFGFLIAFGSALFTALPSIGEYVGFFTKFLVGFGLSFEMPVVIFFFAKLGLVDDKGLKEFFRYAIVIIFIMAGILTPPDILSQFLMAAPLLILYGISILVAKAVNPYIPPEVDETAEEETEEKSEE; the protein is encoded by the coding sequence ATGTTTGATGAGTTAAAGCCCCATTTAGCAGAACTTCGTAAAAGACTTTCAATTTCACTCGTTGTTATTTTAGTAATGTTTCTTGTCTGTTTTTCATTCTGGCAACCTATTCTTGCTTGGATGATTGCTCCACTCAAAGCAGTTTTGCCTGAAGGAAGTAATGTTATCTTTACAGGCGTGCAAGAGCCCTTTTTCACCGCTATGAAGGTTGCTTTTTTTGCTGGATTTATCCTCTCACTGCCTGTTCTTTTTTGGCAATTTTGGCTTTTTGTAGCACCTGGACTTTATGAGAATGAAAAAAGATTAGTTGTGCCCTTTGTAGCAGCTGCAACATTGATGTTTACAATGGGAGCTGCATTTTGTTATTACATTGTCGTTCCACTCGCTTTTGGCTTTTTGATTGCTTTTGGTAGTGCCCTTTTTACAGCTCTCCCGAGCATCGGCGAGTATGTCGGCTTCTTTACAAAGTTTTTAGTGGGATTTGGACTCTCTTTTGAAATGCCTGTTGTTATCTTTTTCTTTGCAAAACTTGGGCTTGTCGATGACAAAGGGCTCAAAGAGTTCTTTCGCTATGCCATTGTTATTATTTTTATTATGGCGGGAATTTTAACACCACCTGATATTCTTTCACAGTTTTTAATGGCAGCCCCTCTTCTAATCCTTTATGGTATTTCTATCCTGGTAGCAAAAGCGGTTAATCCGTATATCCCGCCTGAAGTTGATGAAACAGCAGAAGAAGAGACTGAAGAGAAGAGTGAGGAATAG
- the queA gene encoding tRNA preQ1(34) S-adenosylmethionine ribosyltransferase-isomerase QueA, with protein MDPLLKSTYDYTLPPELIATHPVEPRDEARLLVFDRKSGVITHTLFKHLFDFLPADVAVLLNDTKVVKARIFGKKESGGEVEVLLNAPLQENLYSVYIRGRVKVGTKLFFDEKMEAEIRELKEDGTRIVAFSQEGKPLHTKALFDVLEKIGHIPLPPYIKREDTDDDSVDYQTVFAKEQGAVAAPTASLHFTDTMFEVLKKRYETHFLTLHVGAGTFKPVEAEHIKDHIMHSEIYTIPSLTCKLIESPKNILAVGTTVTRTVEYFARTKVPVGKCDLFLHPQNCPIRVNHLLTNFHLPKSTLIMLVASFVGIEKTLELYEEAVKEKYRFFSYGDAMLII; from the coding sequence ATAGACCCGCTTTTAAAATCGACTTACGACTACACACTCCCACCTGAGCTTATCGCCACACATCCTGTTGAACCTAGGGATGAGGCGAGGCTTTTGGTGTTTGATCGCAAGAGTGGCGTTATAACCCACACCCTTTTCAAACATCTTTTTGACTTTTTACCCGCTGATGTCGCTGTGCTTCTTAACGATACAAAAGTTGTTAAAGCACGCATTTTTGGTAAAAAAGAGAGCGGCGGCGAAGTCGAGGTGCTTCTTAACGCACCCTTACAGGAAAACCTCTACTCTGTTTACATCAGAGGGCGTGTCAAAGTGGGGACAAAGCTCTTTTTTGATGAGAAGATGGAAGCAGAGATTAGAGAGCTCAAAGAGGATGGCACACGTATTGTTGCGTTTAGCCAAGAGGGAAAACCACTTCACACAAAAGCCCTTTTTGATGTTTTAGAGAAAATTGGACATATTCCTCTTCCTCCTTATATCAAACGCGAAGATACAGATGATGATAGTGTAGACTATCAAACAGTCTTCGCCAAAGAACAAGGTGCGGTTGCAGCACCAACGGCTTCATTGCACTTTACAGACACTATGTTTGAAGTGTTAAAAAAGCGTTATGAAACCCACTTTTTAACCTTACATGTAGGGGCTGGAACCTTTAAGCCTGTGGAAGCCGAACACATCAAAGATCACATCATGCACTCTGAGATTTACACCATCCCTTCTCTTACATGTAAACTCATCGAAAGCCCAAAGAACATCCTAGCTGTCGGAACAACCGTGACACGGACCGTTGAATATTTTGCACGAACAAAAGTACCGGTTGGGAAATGTGACCTCTTTTTACATCCACAAAATTGCCCTATTCGAGTCAACCATCTCTTGACCAATTTTCATCTTCCAAAATCAACGTTGATTATGTTAGTAGCTTCTTTTGTGGGGATTGAAAAAACGCTAGAACTCTACGAAGAAGCCGTAAAAGAGAAATATCGTTTCTTCTCTTACGGCGATGCGATGTTAATTATCTAA
- a CDS encoding flagellar basal body rod C-terminal domain-containing protein, producing the protein MQINSTAMMAMSNWMNNSANNVANVNTDKYSATQTTITNQNNSVVAQSSKSANGTDLATEFTDQITLDKSFEANATTIKTQNEMLGSLLDMKA; encoded by the coding sequence ATGCAAATCAATTCAACTGCCATGATGGCTATGTCTAACTGGATGAATAACAGCGCCAATAATGTTGCGAATGTTAATACTGATAAATATAGCGCTACACAAACAACCATTACAAATCAAAATAATTCTGTTGTCGCACAAAGTAGTAAATCAGCTAATGGTACTGATTTAGCGACAGAATTTACCGATCAAATTACACTTGATAAAAGTTTTGAAGCTAATGCCACTACCATTAAAACTCAAAATGAGATGCTAGGGTCTTTATTGGATATGAAAGCTTAA
- a CDS encoding substrate-binding periplasmic protein — MKLFLLLAFFSLTLYAEVFKVYTEQSPPYNFLENGKVRGLSTHLVEELFAKCGHQLFENTIQLLPWARGYHEVLHENNTMLYSTVRTPEREAFFQWVGPVGKMTLGIVAKKSSHIKVTTPESLRHYKIATIPDTASEKALLDFGLNVENLERFANRTSQLKKLRENRVDAIAFSVEAAFSLLKEMGSDVSEYEVVYVLKESDLYFAFHKDTNPQMILTMNEALKTLVK, encoded by the coding sequence ATGAAGCTTTTTTTGCTTTTAGCTTTTTTCTCTTTAACGCTTTATGCAGAAGTTTTTAAAGTTTATACAGAGCAAAGTCCTCCCTATAATTTTTTAGAAAATGGTAAAGTAAGAGGGCTTTCCACGCATCTTGTTGAAGAACTCTTTGCCAAATGTGGTCATCAACTTTTTGAAAATACGATTCAACTTTTGCCTTGGGCAAGAGGTTACCATGAAGTTTTACATGAAAACAATACAATGCTTTATAGCACTGTCCGCACGCCTGAGCGTGAGGCCTTTTTTCAGTGGGTTGGACCTGTTGGAAAAATGACATTAGGTATTGTTGCGAAGAAAAGTTCCCACATCAAGGTAACAACACCAGAATCGTTGCGTCATTACAAGATTGCAACGATCCCTGATACAGCTTCCGAGAAAGCACTTTTAGATTTTGGCTTAAATGTAGAGAATTTGGAGCGTTTTGCAAATCGTACATCACAGCTTAAAAAACTTAGAGAAAACCGTGTGGATGCCATTGCTTTTAGTGTTGAGGCCGCATTTTCACTCTTAAAAGAGATGGGAAGTGATGTGTCTGAATATGAAGTTGTTTATGTACTCAAAGAGAGCGATCTTTACTTCGCTTTTCATAAAGATACAAATCCTCAGATGATTCTTACTATGAATGAAGCGCTTAAAACACTTGTAAAATAG
- a CDS encoding HD domain-containing phosphohydrolase translates to MAKILVIDDTPEYIEMLTSLLGEYEVYAAKEGKKGITLAESIQPDLILLDINMPLMTGYEVCRRLKHSDKTHHIPVIFLTANDGSDFEEIGFNVGAVDFISKPFHATVLKARVKTHVSLYKLQSNLQQQVEDQTVEIRKLNHEMTYLSASIAELKSKETGQHLRRVAEFCYLFCKFLGQDEAECEKVKMAAILHDIGKVGINDEILNKPSKLDTAEWEVMKSHSLLGYNMLIDSEFELMRLAAIIALEHHERWDGEGYPYGKKGENIALVGRICAVADVFDSLLDKRVYKDPWEEKAVRDYFEMMSGSQFDPTITEILLDNFDMFIYTWKSLQRSQGEL, encoded by the coding sequence ATGGCTAAGATTCTGGTGATAGATGATACTCCTGAATACATTGAGATGCTTACTTCTCTTCTTGGAGAATATGAAGTTTATGCTGCAAAAGAGGGCAAAAAAGGGATCACTTTAGCAGAATCAATACAACCTGATCTCATTTTACTTGATATTAATATGCCACTTATGACAGGCTACGAAGTGTGCCGTAGACTGAAGCATAGTGATAAAACGCATCATATTCCCGTTATTTTTCTCACCGCCAATGACGGAAGTGACTTTGAAGAAATAGGATTTAATGTAGGTGCCGTTGATTTCATTTCAAAGCCCTTTCATGCGACTGTTTTAAAAGCTCGCGTTAAAACCCACGTGAGTTTGTATAAACTCCAATCAAATTTGCAACAACAAGTAGAAGATCAGACTGTTGAGATTCGCAAATTAAACCATGAAATGACCTATCTATCGGCTTCTATTGCAGAGTTGAAATCCAAAGAAACAGGTCAGCATCTCAGACGTGTTGCAGAGTTTTGCTATCTTTTTTGTAAATTTTTAGGTCAAGACGAAGCGGAATGTGAAAAGGTCAAAATGGCTGCCATTCTCCATGATATTGGCAAAGTTGGCATTAACGATGAGATACTCAATAAACCTTCAAAGCTTGATACTGCTGAATGGGAAGTGATGAAAAGCCATTCTCTTTTAGGCTATAACATGTTGATTGACTCAGAGTTTGAGTTGATGCGTTTGGCGGCAATCATTGCACTTGAGCACCATGAGCGTTGGGATGGCGAAGGGTATCCTTATGGTAAAAAGGGCGAGAATATTGCATTGGTAGGAAGAATTTGTGCTGTAGCCGATGTTTTTGACTCTTTACTTGACAAACGTGTTTACAAAGACCCTTGGGAAGAAAAAGCGGTAAGAGACTATTTTGAAATGATGTCAGGATCACAGTTTGATCCAACAATTACTGAGATTTTACTCGACAATTTTGATATGTTTATTTACACTTGGAAGTCCCTTCAACGCTCACAAGGTGAATTATGA